In Candidatus Chlorohelix allophototropha, one DNA window encodes the following:
- a CDS encoding ZIP family metal transporter: MQANILTSVMAQAVEHTPITEVLLYVLIPMAAIVGGGILASFMIPGPVFTSTVQHFAAGVVFFAVAVELLPKMMREKEPIAIIIGFSVGVILMLIIKKFAEGAEGIEEGTKQPTSLFITVAIDVSIDGLLVGLGFAAGGREGILLTVALGIEIFFLGLATSSAMSRAKVSRQKTILLHFGLALLIGIGGVLGATLLGGLSGAVLEVFLAFGVAALMFLVTEELLVEAHKEHDTIFGTAMFFVGFMLFLLISLASS; the protein is encoded by the coding sequence TTGCAGGCTAATATTCTGACAAGCGTGATGGCGCAAGCAGTGGAACACACCCCGATTACCGAAGTGCTGCTATACGTACTGATTCCGATGGCAGCGATTGTGGGGGGTGGCATTCTTGCCAGTTTTATGATACCGGGTCCGGTATTTACAAGCACGGTACAACATTTTGCTGCCGGAGTAGTGTTTTTTGCGGTAGCGGTGGAATTATTGCCAAAAATGATGCGGGAGAAAGAGCCGATCGCTATTATCATCGGCTTTTCGGTTGGCGTAATTTTGATGCTGATAATCAAAAAGTTTGCGGAAGGCGCGGAAGGAATAGAAGAAGGGACGAAGCAACCCACTAGCTTGTTTATCACCGTAGCAATTGATGTTTCGATTGATGGCTTGTTGGTTGGATTGGGTTTTGCGGCTGGTGGACGTGAAGGTATTTTGCTAACCGTTGCGCTCGGCATCGAAATATTCTTCCTAGGTTTGGCTACATCTAGCGCAATGAGCAGAGCTAAAGTATCAAGACAAAAAACTATTCTGCTACATTTTGGATTGGCATTATTGATAGGTATAGGGGGTGTACTCGGCGCAACCTTACTTGGCGGGCTATCGGGAGCAGTGCTTGAAGTCTTTCTGGCTTTCGGGGTTGCCGCGCTTATGTTTCTGGTCACCGAGGAACTGCTGGTGGAAGCCCACAAAGAGCATGATACGATTTTCGGCACTGCAATGTTCTTTGTCGGTTTTATGCTCTTTTTATTGATAAGCCTTGCCTCTAGCTAA